One Bacteroidota bacterium DNA window includes the following coding sequences:
- a CDS encoding DUF1295 domain-containing protein, whose amino-acid sequence MLIDHSLFTQVVWIWMISGLVLLPVLLNITAPYGRYTNSKWGPLLDNKLGWFVMESPTLLVFSYFFLSGSVTKNIVLWIFFGLWLFHYVYRVLIFPFRTKTGGKKMPVLIVLFAICFNFMNGWINGYFLGSFTMTYDITWLYDPRFILGVLLFFIGVYINRRSDTILFALRRSGDKGYKIPYGGMYKYVSCPNYMGEMIEWGGFALLTWSLPGLAFFVWTVVNLLPRAFSNHKWYRATFADYPKERKAVVPFIL is encoded by the coding sequence ATGCTTATTGATCACTCATTGTTTACACAGGTCGTCTGGATTTGGATGATCTCAGGACTGGTGCTGTTGCCTGTACTGCTTAATATTACAGCTCCTTACGGAAGATATACCAACAGCAAATGGGGTCCGCTCTTAGACAACAAACTGGGCTGGTTCGTCATGGAATCGCCGACATTACTGGTATTTTCATATTTTTTCTTGAGCGGTTCCGTTACCAAAAATATAGTATTGTGGATTTTTTTCGGGCTGTGGCTGTTTCATTATGTTTATCGGGTGCTGATATTCCCGTTCAGGACAAAAACGGGCGGTAAAAAAATGCCGGTGCTGATCGTCCTTTTTGCTATTTGTTTCAATTTCATGAACGGATGGATTAACGGATATTTTCTGGGCTCTTTCACCATGACCTATGATATAACGTGGTTGTATGATCCGCGTTTTATACTCGGTGTGCTGTTATTCTTTATCGGAGTATACATTAACAGACGTTCAGACACCATTTTATTTGCCCTGAGACGCAGTGGCGACAAGGGTTATAAGATTCCTTACGGTGGGATGTACAAATATGTGTCGTGTCCGAACTACATGGGTGAAATGATTGAATGGGGCGGATTTGCGTTGCTCACCTGGTCGTTACCCGGATTGGCATTTTTTGTCTGGACCGTGGTAAACCTGCTTCCAAGAGCATTTTCAAACCATAAATGGTATCGTGCAACCTTTGCCGATTATCCGAAAGAGCGCAAGGCGGTGGTGCCGTTTATTCTTTAA